The Mustela erminea isolate mMusErm1 chromosome 6, mMusErm1.Pri, whole genome shotgun sequence genome includes a region encoding these proteins:
- the LOC116593177 gene encoding keratin, type I cytoskeletal 18-like isoform X1 codes for MSFTTHSTFSSNYRSLGSMQSPSHRVRPVSSAASVYAGAGGSGSRISVSCSTSFRGGWGSGGLATGLAAGMARGLAGIGGMQGEKETMQDLNDRLASYLERVRSLEADNQRLEVRIREHLEKKGPQVRDWGHYFKTIEELRSQIFASSVDNARIVLQIDNARLAADNFRVKYETELAMRQSVESDIHGLRKVIDDTNVTRLQLETEIEALKEELLFMKKNHEEEVKGLQNQIANSGLTVELDAPKSQDLSKIMADIWAQYDELARKNREELDKYWSQQIEESTTVITTQTSEIGEAEMTLTELRRTAQSLEINLDSMRNLKARLENSLREVETHYAMHMEQLNGVLLHLESELSQTRAEGQRQAQEYKALLNVKIKLETEIATYRRLLEDGEDFNLSDALDSSSSMQTIQKTTTRRIVDGKVVSETNDTKVLRH; via the coding sequence ATGAGCTTCACCACCCACTCCACCTTCTCTTCCAACTATCGGTCCCTGGGCTCCATGCAGTCGCCCAGCCACCGGGTCCGGCCTGTCAGCAGCGCGGCCAGCGTCTATGCAGGCGCCGGAGGTTCAGGCTCCCGGATCTCCGTATCCTGCTCCACCAGCTTCCGGGGCGGCTGGGGGTCCGGGGGCCTGGCCACGGGGTTGGCCGCCGGGATGGCCAGGGGTCTGGCCGGCATAGGGGGCATGCAGGGCGAGAAGGAGACCATGCAAGACCTGAATGACCGCCTGGCCTCCTACCTGGAGAGGGTGAGGAGCCTGGAGGCAGATAATCAGAGACTGGAGGTGAGAATCCGGGAACACCTGGAGAAGAAGGGACCCCAGGTCAGAGACTGGGGGCATTACTTCAAGACCATCGAGGAGTTGAGGTCTCAGATTTTTGCAAGTTCTGTGGACAATGCCCGCATCGTTCTGCAGATTGACAATGCCCGTCTTGCTGCTGATAACTTCAGAGTCAAGTATGAGACGGAACTGGCCATGCGCCAGTCCGTGGAGAGTGACATCCACGGGCTCCGCAAGGTCATCGATGACACCAATGTCACTAGGCTGCAGCTGGAGACAGAGATTGAGGCTCTCAAGGAGGAGTTGCTCTTTATGAAGAAGAACCATGAGGAGGAAGTAAAGGGTCTACAGAACCAAATTGCCAACTCCGGGTTGACCGTGGAGTTGGATGCCCCCAAGTCTCAGGACCTCAGCAAGATCATGGCAGACATCTGGGCCCAGTATGATGAGCTGGCTCGGAAGAACCGAGAGGAGCTGGACAAATACTGGTCCCAGCAGATTGAGGAAAGCACCACAGTGATCACCACACAGACCTCAGAGATAGGAGAGGCTGAGATGACCCTCACAGAGCTGAGACGTACCGCCCAGTCCTTGGAGATCAACCTGGATTCGATGAGAAACCTGAAGGCCAGGTTAGAGAACAGCCTCAGGGAGGTCGAAACCCACTACGCCATGCATATGGAGCAGCTCAACGGGGTCCTGCTGCACCTGGAGTCTGAACTGTCCCAGACCCGGGCAGAGGGGCAGCGCCAGGCCCAGGAGTACAAAGCCCTGTTGAATGTCAAGATCAAGCTGGAGACTGAGATCGCTACCTACCGTCGCCTGCTGGAAGATGGGGAGGACTTCAATCTCAGTGATGCCCTGGACAGCAGCAGCTCCATGCAAACCATCCAGAAAACCACTACCCGCAGGATTGTGGACGGCAAGGTCGTGTCTGAGACCAATGACACCAAAGTTCTGAGGCattga
- the LOC116593177 gene encoding keratin, type I cytoskeletal 18-like isoform X2 — translation MSFTTHSTFSSNYRSLGSMQSPSHRVRPVSSAASVYAGAGGLATGLAAGMARGLAGIGGMQGEKETMQDLNDRLASYLERVRSLEADNQRLEVRIREHLEKKGPQVRDWGHYFKTIEELRSQIFASSVDNARIVLQIDNARLAADNFRVKYETELAMRQSVESDIHGLRKVIDDTNVTRLQLETEIEALKEELLFMKKNHEEEVKGLQNQIANSGLTVELDAPKSQDLSKIMADIWAQYDELARKNREELDKYWSQQIEESTTVITTQTSEIGEAEMTLTELRRTAQSLEINLDSMRNLKARLENSLREVETHYAMHMEQLNGVLLHLESELSQTRAEGQRQAQEYKALLNVKIKLETEIATYRRLLEDGEDFNLSDALDSSSSMQTIQKTTTRRIVDGKVVSETNDTKVLRH, via the exons ATGAGCTTCACCACCCACTCCACCTTCTCTTCCAACTATCGGTCCCTGGGCTCCATGCAGTCGCCCAGCCACCGGGTCCGGCCTGTCAGCAGCGCGGCCAGCGTCTATGCAGGCG CCGGGGGCCTGGCCACGGGGTTGGCCGCCGGGATGGCCAGGGGTCTGGCCGGCATAGGGGGCATGCAGGGCGAGAAGGAGACCATGCAAGACCTGAATGACCGCCTGGCCTCCTACCTGGAGAGGGTGAGGAGCCTGGAGGCAGATAATCAGAGACTGGAGGTGAGAATCCGGGAACACCTGGAGAAGAAGGGACCCCAGGTCAGAGACTGGGGGCATTACTTCAAGACCATCGAGGAGTTGAGGTCTCAGATTTTTGCAAGTTCTGTGGACAATGCCCGCATCGTTCTGCAGATTGACAATGCCCGTCTTGCTGCTGATAACTTCAGAGTCAAGTATGAGACGGAACTGGCCATGCGCCAGTCCGTGGAGAGTGACATCCACGGGCTCCGCAAGGTCATCGATGACACCAATGTCACTAGGCTGCAGCTGGAGACAGAGATTGAGGCTCTCAAGGAGGAGTTGCTCTTTATGAAGAAGAACCATGAGGAGGAAGTAAAGGGTCTACAGAACCAAATTGCCAACTCCGGGTTGACCGTGGAGTTGGATGCCCCCAAGTCTCAGGACCTCAGCAAGATCATGGCAGACATCTGGGCCCAGTATGATGAGCTGGCTCGGAAGAACCGAGAGGAGCTGGACAAATACTGGTCCCAGCAGATTGAGGAAAGCACCACAGTGATCACCACACAGACCTCAGAGATAGGAGAGGCTGAGATGACCCTCACAGAGCTGAGACGTACCGCCCAGTCCTTGGAGATCAACCTGGATTCGATGAGAAACCTGAAGGCCAGGTTAGAGAACAGCCTCAGGGAGGTCGAAACCCACTACGCCATGCATATGGAGCAGCTCAACGGGGTCCTGCTGCACCTGGAGTCTGAACTGTCCCAGACCCGGGCAGAGGGGCAGCGCCAGGCCCAGGAGTACAAAGCCCTGTTGAATGTCAAGATCAAGCTGGAGACTGAGATCGCTACCTACCGTCGCCTGCTGGAAGATGGGGAGGACTTCAATCTCAGTGATGCCCTGGACAGCAGCAGCTCCATGCAAACCATCCAGAAAACCACTACCCGCAGGATTGTGGACGGCAAGGTCGTGTCTGAGACCAATGACACCAAAGTTCTGAGGCattga